A window from Clupea harengus chromosome 14, Ch_v2.0.2, whole genome shotgun sequence encodes these proteins:
- the LOC105908168 gene encoding protein delta homolog 1, which yields MNTCGFHILAIFLFCLITVDIGKGLECTAGCNKDNGVCEENGTCRCQPGWQGATCNQCVPFPGCVHGTCEKPWQCLCEEGWIGSQCDEDTNPCSAKPCSGNSTCIETGEGGYLCVCPPGYTGERCHLRRGECLKNGTVCQNGGTCHNAQGLAMHVTCVCPPGFTGGFCETKTAQCHPNPCANGGVCTDHGPVHTCSCPPGYSGLSCNISAHDHLSPCSSNPCLNGGSCLNGTDASFRCLCLPGFAGPQCTPHRPKPRPKPKHPEPHHNNLSPQHYSLPAHAFHKLLRPPERELLKITLKETVHAPGALVTRSQLVCFAVLGLLTCLVVLGTTAIVFFSRCEAWMANAKYSQLVRQQREHLLRTSGGGDGGEEHSVNIILPEKIKLTNYGKHYTSI from the exons ATGAATACATGTGGTTTTCATATCCTAGcaatctttttgttttgcctcatAACTGTTGACATCGGCAaag GTTTGGAATGTACTGCTGGCTGTAACAAGGATAATGGGGTTTGTGAAGAAAATGGCACATGCAG GTGTCAGCCGGGCTGGCAGGGTGCAACATGCAACCAGTGCGTACCTTTCCCAGGATGTGTTCACGGGACGTGTGAGAAGCCATGGCAGTGTTTGTGCGAGGAAGGCTGGATAGGAAGCCAATGTGACGAAG acacaaaccCGTGCTCTGCCAAACCCTGCTCTGGAAACTCCACCTGCATCGAGACGGGCGAGGGAGGATACCTTTGTGTTTGTCCTCCGGGGTACACCGGGGAGCGCTGCCACTTGAGGAGGGGAGAGTGCCTCAAGAATGG TACTGTTTGCCAAAATGGAGGTACCTGTCACAACGCGCAGGGCTTGGCAATGCATGTCACCTGCGTCTGCCCACCCGGCTTCACTGGGGGCTTCTGTGAGACCAAAACCGCCCAATGCCACCCAAACCCCTGTGCCAACGGTGGGGTCTGCACCGACCACGGCCCCGTCCACACCTGCAGCTGTCCCCCTGGATACAGCGGCCTCAGCTGCAACATCAGCGCCCACGACCACCTCTCCCCCTGCTCCAGCAACCCGTGCCTCAACGGCGGCTCCTGCCTGAATGGCACCGACGCCAGCTTCCGCTGCCTGTGCCTGCCCGGGTTCGCCGGCCCGCAATGCACCCCCCATAGACCCAAACCCAGACCCAAGCCCAAGCACCCGGAGCCCCACCACAACAACCTGTCCCCGCAGCACTACAGCCTCCCGGCCCACGCCTTCCACAAGCTGCTGCGGCCGCCGGAGCGCGAGCTGCTGAAGATCACGCTGAAGGAGACGGTGCACGCACCGGGCGCGCTTGTCACGCGCAGCCAGCTGGTCTGCTTCGCCGTGCTGGGCCTACTCACCTGCCTGGTGGTGCTGGGCACCACGGCTATCGTCTTCTTCAGCCGCTGCGAGGCCTGGATGGCCAACGCCAAGTACAGCCAGCTGGTGAGGCAGCAGAGGGAGCACCTGCTGAGGACCAGCGGTGGCGGTGACGGCGGAGAGGAGCACTCGGTCAACATCATCCTGCCCGAGAAAATCAAGCTGACTAACTACGGGAAGCATTACACATCAATTTGA
- the LOC116223515 gene encoding uncharacterized protein LOC116223515 has translation MCAVNSTGEKLMNSLAISDLEVCGWEDTSFIDLPKVFTHRNIPVHTGNIPKQSDIQKWPYLREVSLPEIKADIGLLIGANCSRAMEPWHIINSQDGGPYAVKTAIGWVVNGPVRKELKDEESESPHLSVNRISVMEIEKLLVEQYNTDFPERKYDDKEEMSQEDKQFLQSVQKTTTFESGHYCVGLPLRNEKVKMPNNRCVAEQRITCLRRKLQKNPEFFEDYKSFMHTIIEKGYAIQVPPHQLNRDDNRVFYIPHHGVYHPKKKKLRVVFDCTASFQDRSLNSELLQGPDMTNTLVGVLLRFREEPVALMADIESMFYQVKVPEHDADLLRFLWWPNGKLTEPVEEFRMAVHLFGATSSPSVASYALRRTAEDHRDVASPEAVQTVLRNFYVDDCLKSLATEDDAVTLAKDLRTLCASGGFTLAKWMSNSRKVLLSIPEAHRASEVKDLDLRHDALPVERTLGVQWDTESDHFTYRMKLQDKPMTRRGILSVVNSIYDPLGFLAPVILPAKLLLKELCKEQHGWDEYVGEKHAEHWRKWIEDVTHLSNFRVNRCLKPLDLGCTAAAQLHHFSDASEYAYGTVSYLLLENKEGKKYCAFLMGKSRVAPLKLITIPRLELTAAVVAVKVDKMLQQELKIPLQQSIFWTDSTTVLRYIDSETARFKTFVANRIVLIREATKPSQWKHVRTTENPADQASRGLKAKNLVQAGTWINGPNFLLNSESDWPEQPDRKEESLPNDPEVKNKVTVNAIKERQKWLKPRRNFMTGDVVLLVDSSSPRNSWLMGKVVETLPDSNGTVRRVKLKTKNSTLERPVNKLCLLEEAISED, from the exons ATGTGTGCTGTCAATAGTACCGGTGAAA AGCTCATGAACAGTTTAGCTATCTCAGACCTTGAGGTGTGTGGATGGGAAGACACCAGCTTCATTGACCTGCCGaaggtgttcacacacagaaacatacctGTGCACACTGGAAACATACCTAAGCAGTCAGACATCCAGAAGTGGCCTTACCTCAGAGAAGTGAGCTTGCCAGAGATAAAAGCTGACATAGGCCTACTTATTGGAGCCAACTGCTCGAGAGCAATGGAGCCATGGCACATTATCAACAGTCAAGATGGAGGGCCGTATGCTGTCAAGACCGCCATTGGCTGGGTGGTGAACGGACCCGTAAGAAAAGAACTAAAAGACGAAGAGAGTGAGTCACCTCATCTTTCAGTGAATAGGATCTCCGTGATGGAAATTGAGAAACTTCTGGTTGAACAGTACAACACTGATTTTCCAGAGCGAAAGTACGATGACAAAGAAGAGATGTCCCAGGAAGACAAACAGTTTTTGCAGTCTGTGCAGAAGACAACAACATTCGAGAGTGGGCATTACTGTGTTGGATTGCCACTCAGGAACGAGAAGGTCAAAATGCCCAACAATCGGTGCGTTGCTGAACAGCGCATAACCTGTCTGAGAAGAAAGCTACAGAAGAATCCTGAGTTCTTTGAGGACTACAAGAGCTTCATGCACACGATCATTGAAAAGGGCTATGCCATTCAAGTTCCACCACACCAGCTGAACCGTGACGACAACAGGGTGTTCTACATACCACACCACGGTGTTTATCACCCGAAGAAGAAAAAGCTCAGGGTGGTTTTTGACTGCACCGCCTCCTTCCAGGATCGATCTTTGAACAGTGAGTTGCTTCAAGGGCCCGACATGACCAACACATTGGTTGGTGTCCTCTTAAGATTTCGTGAGGAACCTGTGGCGTTAATGGCAGACATTGAGTCGATGTTTTATCAGGTTAAAGTGCCAGAACATGACGCAGACCTTCTACGTTTTCTTTGGTGGCCAAACGGCAAGTTGACTGAACCTGTGGAAGAATTCCGGATGGCAGTGCACCTCTTCGGAGCCACCTCTTCGCCGAGTGTTGCCTCATATGCGCTAAGAAGAACTGCTGAAGATCACAGAGACGTTGCATCCCCAGAAGCCGTTCAGACAGTCCTCCGTAACTTCTATGTGGATGACTGCTTGAAGAGCCTAGCAACAGAAGATGATGCAGTGACCTTAGCAAAAGATCTGCGGACTTTGTGTGCCAGTGGAGGCTTTACTTTGGCGAAGTGGATGAGTAATAGCAGGAAGGTGTTGCTATCAATCCCAGAGGCTCACAGAGCTAGTGAAGTGAAAGACCTGGATCTGAGACATGACGCTTTGCCAGTTGAAAGGACCCTCGGTGTCCAGTGGGACACGGAATCCGATCATTTCACTTACCGAATGAAGCTGCAAGACAAACCGATGACCAGAAGAGGCATCTTATCAGTTGTCAATTCCATCTACGACCCCCTCGGCTTTCTGGCCCCGGTCATCTTGCCAGCTAAACTACTGTTGAAAGAACTCTGTAAAGAACAACATGGGTGGGATGAATACGTCGGTGAGAAGCATGCTGAACATTGGAGAAAGTGGATTGAAGATGTTACTCACCTCTCCAACTTTCGCGTGAACAGGTGTTTGAAGCCTTTGGATTTAGGATGCACTGCAGCAGCGCAGTTGCACCATTTTTCAGATGCCTCAGAGTACGCATATGGCACTGTGTCTTATCTGTTATTGGAGAATAAAGAAGGCAAGAAATATTGTGCGTTCCTTATGGGAAAATCAAGAGTAGCCCCACTCAAGTTGATCACTATCCCAAGACTTGAGCTGACCGCAGCGGTTGTGGCAGTGAAGGTAGACAAGATGCTACAGCAAGAACTTAAGATCCCACTGCAACAATCCATCTTCTGGACAGATAGCACTACAGTGCTCAGATACATCGACAGCGAAACAGCCCGTTTCAAGACATTCGTCGCTAACAGAATTGTACTCATCAGAGAAGCAACCAAGCCGTCACAATGGAAGCATGTTAGGACGACAGAGAATCCTGCAGATCAAGCCAGCAGAGGCCTGAAGGCAAAGAACTTGGTCCAAGCGGGAACCTGGATCAACGGGCCAAACTTTTTGTTGAACAGTGAAAGTGACTGGCCAGAGCAGccagacagaaaagaagaaagccTTCCAAACGATCCGGAAGTCAAGAACAAAGTCACTGTCAACGCAATCAAG GAGCGCCAGAAATGGCTGAAGCCTAGAAGAAACTTCATGACCGGAGATGTCGTGCTACTAGTGGACAGTTCCTCTCCACGCAACTCCTGGCTCATGGGGAAGGTTGTGGAAACATTGCCAGACTCCAATGGAACAGTGAGAAGAGTAAAGCTAAAGACTAAAAACAGCACGCTGGAAAGGCCTGTAAACAAGCTGTGCCTATTGGAAGAGGCAATATCAGAAGACTGA